The DNA segment TTCAGTCCTGATGGCTTCTCTGAGCTTTTTCAGGGCTCGTCTCTGCAAGCGGGAAACATGCATCTGGGATATGCCCAGGCGGTCTCCTGTTTCCTTCTGGCTCATATTTTCAAAATAGGTGCAGCGTAATATCTCCTGTTCCCGCTCGGTAAGAACATGGAACACTTTTTCAAGAATAAGTCGCTGATCGATATTTTCAAAACCGTCATCCTGCTGGCCAACCAAGTCCAATAGGGTGACAGTGCTGCCGTCAGAATCCGCTTCAATTGAGCTGTCAACTGATAGGGCTTGATAGCTTTTCCCCATTTCCATCGTTTCCAGGACTTCCTCTGTTGTCACTTCGAGGCGGTCTGCGATTTCTTCAACTTTTGGGGACCGATGGAGTTCGTTGGTCAAATCCTCCACCGTTTTTTTGATTTTCGGACCAAGTTCCTTGATTCTGCGCGGAACGTGGACGCTCCATGTCTTGTCACGGATGAAACGTTTGATTTCACCGATAATCGTCGGTACCGCGAACGATTCGAAACTTTTTCCGAATGACGGGTCATAACGCCTGATGGCAGCGAGCAACCCAATCATACCAACTTGTACAAGGTCTTCATGAATGCTGCGCCCTTTTGAATACTTCCCGGCTAACGAAACGACTAAATCATTGTATTTATCAACGATCAGTGACTGTGCCGTCTCATCATCAGAATCATCCTGGACCCTTTGAATCCATTCATAAACCTCATTGTCATTTTGTCTTTGAGGTTTGTGTGTCGGCACTTTGATCCACCTCGTCTCTTTGAAGGTATTTTGTCATGCTGACAACAACACCCGCTTGATCACTGATTTGAACTTCGTCCATCAACGTGTCAATCAAGAAAAGGCCCAACCCTCCCTCGGTTATCGTTTCAACCGGCTTGGAGCTGTCATAAGGACCTAGCTGCTGACGGGTTTCTTTCGCATTAAAGCTTTTTCCGCTGTCTGAAACCATGATCTGGACGCGGTTTTCATAAATACCGAACGCTACTGCGATTTCGCCGTGTTCATCATCCGGATAAGCATGGTTGACGGCATTCGTCACTGCTTCTGACAGGGCAATCTTAATATCTTCAATGTCATCATAGGCAAAGCCCATGCGGCTCGCGATTCCAGATGCTGTGAGCCTCAGGACTCCGACATATTCTGGCCTGGCCGGCACTTTCATTTCCACCATATCAAAAGATTCGTTCATCATTGTCCACCCCTGACTGCCGGATCAATTTCCATTACCTCATTAAGTCCCGTAATTTCAAACAGGCGGGTAACGCGATCAGACATTCCAGTCAGTGTGAGTGTACCGTTATTCGCTCTTACAGATTTCAAGAGGCCGATAAACACACCTAGGCCGGTACTGTCCATGTAACTGACTCCTGCCAGGTCGATCACAATATTGATACCTTCATTTTTTGTAAGCGGGGTTATCGTTTCACGCAGTTCCGGAGCTGTATAGGCATCTACTTCTCCGCTTACAGTTACGTGATAGGCATTCTTGTCTTTTTCCTGAACATCTATTTGTAAGTTCAATTCACACACTCCCCCTGGTCTAATAATAGCTACTGCTTTAAACTACCCGATGCCGGAAATGATTAAACATTGCGGCGGATAATAATAAGGGTAAAGTCGTCCCTCAGCTGGAAATCCTGCATTTTTTCCAGCTTCCGGTATACATTCTCAACGATCTCCTGTGAAGGCAGGTGGATGTATTCCCGAATGATTTCGATAATTTCTTCACGTTCAATAAACCGGTCGCCCGTGCGGCATTCCGTTACACCATCGGAAAGCAGGATGATCATATCGCCTTGTTCGACATCCCGCTGGAAGTCTTCGTATTTCATTGTCCGGGAAACACCGAGAACGAGACCTTTTGCATTGATCTCCTCGAACTTGTCCTCTTTGGAATTGTAATAGAAACCCGGCTCATGCCCTGCTGATGCATAGTAAAACTTATGGTCACGCGGATCATAGAGCCCGTAAAACATCGTGATGAACATGCTCGGGTCCACGTTATGTTCCACGACGCGGTTCAAGTTTTCCAGTACCGCTCCCGGGTCCATTCTTGTCTCAGGCAGGCTGTCCATTGAATACTTGATCATGGACATGCAAAGTGCGGCGGGAATTCCTTTGCCGATAATATCTGCAATCGCCACACTGAGTGAGCCATTCTCATCCTGTACGAAGTGATAGTAATCACCGTTCATTTGCTTTGCAGGCACACTGACCGCACCAACATCCAGCGATTCCACTGCCGGATGTTCTGTCGTCAGCAGTGTCTGCTGCATGCTGGCAGCCACTTCGATTTCGGACTGAAGCTCGAGCTGCCGGCTGCGGAGACTTTGATGTTCACGATAGGCAAATCCGTAATTGATCATAACCTCCAGCAAAAATTCCAGTGACCGTGCCATGTTTTCATCAAGGTCCGGGAACAGGTCCTCCATTACCGTAATGTGCAGGCTGATGATTTCCTCAGGGGAAATCTTCTGCTCGATCGCTTTACGGCTGAATTGCTGGCCTTTATATAGTGACTGTTCATCTTTGATCTTTAAATAATCATCCAGTATTTTTTTATACTTTTCCACAATCAAATCTTTCTCGTCCAACCTCAACTACCCCCTTAACGGAGCCATTTCACCGCCACAATTTCAGTGCCGTCATCGCCGCTGGAGTCTATGGTAAACTCATCCATGAGCCTCTTCACACCCGGAAGCCCGGCGCCAAGCCCCCCGGATGTAGAATAGCCGTCCTCCATCACACGTCTGATATCCCGAATCCCAGGTCCGTTGTCTCTTGCGATGATGCGCAAGCCTCCCCGGGCACTATCCTCTATCGGCTCAATTACAATTTCGCCTTCTCCTGCATAAAGGTAGATGTTACGGGCTAACTCAGAAATGGCTGTTGTGATGCGGGCCTGGTCAACACTCCCAAACCCCAATTCTCTAGCGACGTTTCTCCCTAACTGTCTTGCCGCAACAATATCCCATTCTTTTTTTACATGTACACAGGATTGGGTTTCCATTCAGCTATTCCCCCAATTCCTGCTGCAGTTTATCCAGTCCCTGTTCTAAGTCCAATGCTGTAGGAACATTCCGCAGGTGAATGCCAAGATCAATTAGCGTAATGGCAACCGCCGGCTGGATACCGGTTAGCACCACCTTCGCTCCCATCAAACCTGACATATCAACAACATCACCGAGAACCTTGGCTATAAATGAATCGATCATATCGACAGAAGTCAAATCGATTACAATTCCTTTTGCACTCGTTTCATGGATTTTATTCAGAAGATCTTCCTGAAACTGCAAAGCCGTCTGGTCATCAAGCTCAGTCTGGATTGTGATCAACAAATATTGATGCAATTTCAATATCGGTATTCGCATGCCGCTACCTCCCTATTCCAAGTCTGTTAACTGGCGGTTTGTCATACTTAAAGCAGTTTCCATCCCTTTTCGCATGGAACTTTTCGTCGGGAATTCATTCAGGTTGATGCCAAGATTGACAATGGTCTGTGCAATTTCCGGCCTGATGCCGACAAGGATGCACTGGGCCCCGATAAGCCGTACTGCTTCAGCGGCCTGAATGATGTGATGGGCCACCATCGTATCGACTACCGGCACGCCTGTAATATCGATCAGCACCACTTCAGCCCGGTGCTTGATCACTCCATCAAGAAGGTTCTCCATAATAAATTTCGCGCGTTCTGTATCAATTGTGCCGACGAGCGGCATAACGGTTATATTTTCAAAAACCGGGATAAGCGGCGCAGACAATTCCTGCAATGCGATCTTCTGCAGGGAAACGATATTTTCCCATGAACCCGAATAACTTTCGACGAGTTGATTGATGATCGGATCGATCCACTTATCAACCCCGCTAATCAGCAATAAATGTTCTTTGACATTATATTTTTGGTCAAACAGCAAATCGAGCACAACCCTGCGGAAGATCTGAAGACCTTCAGTCAGGTAACTCAGCGGCCAGCCAAGTTTCATCAAACGTTCGGAAAAGTCGCTGAGCTGGCTGGAAAAAGAGGATTGCTCAAGATTAATATTGCTCAGGATGATATTCACGAATTCAAAATTCGTATTCCGGAAAACATCATCCGAAATATTTGTCAGCCTTTTGCTGTTCCTGACTTGTCCAACTTCTTCAAGCCACCGGTCGATGATTGTTTCTTTGTTATCAAATATGATTTCGACAATATACGGTTCCATTGACTTCCTCCCAATGCGTGTATTCGGCCACCTAACCAATCTTTCCGTACTGCTGCATAGCACTCTTATTATTTCATTATCATGGAATATGTTCAATTTTTCTACCAAAAGCCCTTGAAGCCATACTTCAATATTCTCCCCTTTTATATAAAACCCTTTTAAAAAACCGTTTTGGGCCTGTCTGCAACGGGTACAAAATTACAAAAATTTACTTCACTCTCCACTCTGGTAATTCATTCGACAATCATAACGAAAAAACGGCAATCAATAAAGAGAATGCCCCTTGGGAAGTGGAGGGATTTGCGGAAAGATGAGGAGAGCAGGGAAAAATAAGGCAGGAGTAAGCGTTTCACGCAACCGGAACCAACCATGTTGAAAGACTCCATTTTAATTATATGCGTTTAGTTTGAACGGCTGGAGTTTGACGTGGAAACAGATGTTTGGCGTGTAAAGGCACGGGGTTCCGCGTGAAAACGATGGTGACCGGCGCGAAACAGGCGAGGTGCGGCGTGAAAAACCGGACGTTCCGCGTGAAAGCAGATGTTTGGCGTGTAAAGGCAGGGATTCCGCGTGAAAACAAGGATTTCCGGCGCGAAACAGGTGAGGGTCGGCGCGAAAAACTGGACGTTCAGCGTGAAAGCAGATGTTCGGCGTGTAAAGGCAGGGATTCCGCGTGAAAACAAGGGTGACCGGCGCGAAAAATCGGACGTTCCGCGCGAAAGCAGATGTTCGGCGTGAAAAACCGGCTGTACCGAGAGAATGAACAGTTAATAATCTCAATAAATGAAACAAGCCATTAAAAAAAGCTGCTCATTGAGCAACTTTTTCGCATCTATTCTCTTATCAAAAATCAATTAATCCAAGACTGATTTGCAGCGCGTCATCAACCCTGGTCATCATTTTTTCATCCAGGTGGGTAATTTTATCCGTTAAACGCTGTTTGTCTATGGTACGAATCTGTTCAAGCAATATGACCGAATCTCGTTCAAAGCCGTATTTTTTCGCATCGATTTCCACGTGGGTGGGAAGCTTTGCTTTTTGGATCTGGGCAGTAATAGCGGCGACAATCACCGTAGGACTGAAGCGGTTCCCAATGTCGTTTTGAATAATAAGAACAGGCCGTACGCCCCCTTGCTCTGAACCTACTACAGGAGAAAGATCGGCAAAGTAAACATCGCCGCGTTTAACAATCAAATCTTACACCCCGCTTACTAAGCGCTCTAGGGTGTGATCCGCTTCCTCCTCGGCAAGAAAGGCTTCTGAAGCAATGTTCAAATTAATCTTTGCCATTTCCATATAGCCACGACGCATGGATTCACGAATTTGCCGCTTCTTTCGTTCACGAAGATACATTTTAGTAGCCTGGTAAATGAATTCATTTCGGTTTCCATTTTCAAGCTGAATGATCCCATCGAGCTCACTCACCAGTTGTTGAGGCAACTGAATTGTTATTTCTGTCGTTGTGTTCGGGTTTGCCACACACATACACCTCCACCATAACTACACACCTTTTGTTTGGTCACACATTTAATCCACAATTAATGATAGCATCGTTAATCGGCATTTGCAAAGGCTCTACGGGCTTTTCCTATAAAAAAATATTCGCCACTCTTCGACTTTCTCCTGCTTTTTAAGAAAAATTACCTTATTTTATTCATAGATAGATTAATCATTTACGACGTAATTATTCACTTCTGTCACTTTTTGGTTCCGTATATATACACGGGGCACCCGTTCACTGATCATGCAGGGAATCTCATAGTTTATCGTTTCAAGGCAGGCCGCGGCGTCGTCAGCG comes from the Bacillus marinisedimentorum genome and includes:
- a CDS encoding anti-sigma regulatory factor; translation: METQSCVHVKKEWDIVAARQLGRNVARELGFGSVDQARITTAISELARNIYLYAGEGEIVIEPIEDSARGGLRIIARDNGPGIRDIRRVMEDGYSTSGGLGAGLPGVKRLMDEFTIDSSGDDGTEIVAVKWLR
- a CDS encoding STAS domain-containing protein, whose product is MNLQIDVQEKDKNAYHVTVSGEVDAYTAPELRETITPLTKNEGINIVIDLAGVSYMDSTGLGVFIGLLKSVRANNGTLTLTGMSDRVTRLFEITGLNEVMEIDPAVRGGQ
- a CDS encoding PP2C family protein-serine/threonine phosphatase, whose protein sequence is MDEKDLIVEKYKKILDDYLKIKDEQSLYKGQQFSRKAIEQKISPEEIISLHITVMEDLFPDLDENMARSLEFLLEVMINYGFAYREHQSLRSRQLELQSEIEVAASMQQTLLTTEHPAVESLDVGAVSVPAKQMNGDYYHFVQDENGSLSVAIADIIGKGIPAALCMSMIKYSMDSLPETRMDPGAVLENLNRVVEHNVDPSMFITMFYGLYDPRDHKFYYASAGHEPGFYYNSKEDKFEEINAKGLVLGVSRTMKYEDFQRDVEQGDMIILLSDGVTECRTGDRFIEREEIIEIIREYIHLPSQEIVENVYRKLEKMQDFQLRDDFTLIIIRRNV
- a CDS encoding STAS domain-containing protein — its product is MRIPILKLHQYLLITIQTELDDQTALQFQEDLLNKIHETSAKGIVIDLTSVDMIDSFIAKVLGDVVDMSGLMGAKVVLTGIQPAVAITLIDLGIHLRNVPTALDLEQGLDKLQQELGE
- a CDS encoding RsbT co-antagonist protein RsbRA, encoding MEPYIVEIIFDNKETIIDRWLEEVGQVRNSKRLTNISDDVFRNTNFEFVNIILSNINLEQSSFSSQLSDFSERLMKLGWPLSYLTEGLQIFRRVVLDLLFDQKYNVKEHLLLISGVDKWIDPIINQLVESYSGSWENIVSLQKIALQELSAPLIPVFENITVMPLVGTIDTERAKFIMENLLDGVIKHRAEVVLIDITGVPVVDTMVAHHIIQAAEAVRLIGAQCILVGIRPEIAQTIVNLGINLNEFPTKSSMRKGMETALSMTNRQLTDLE
- a CDS encoding CopG family ribbon-helix-helix protein, encoding MCVANPNTTTEITIQLPQQLVSELDGIIQLENGNRNEFIYQATKMYLRERKKRQIRESMRRGYMEMAKINLNIASEAFLAEEEADHTLERLVSGV
- the ndoA gene encoding type II toxin-antitoxin system endoribonuclease NdoA, whose product is MIVKRGDVYFADLSPVVGSEQGGVRPVLIIQNDIGNRFSPTVIVAAITAQIQKAKLPTHVEIDAKKYGFERDSVILLEQIRTIDKQRLTDKITHLDEKMMTRVDDALQISLGLIDF
- the sigB gene encoding RNA polymerase sigma factor SigB, which gives rise to MPTHKPQRQNDNEVYEWIQRVQDDSDDETAQSLIVDKYNDLVVSLAGKYSKGRSIHEDLVQVGMIGLLAAIRRYDPSFGKSFESFAVPTIIGEIKRFIRDKTWSVHVPRRIKELGPKIKKTVEDLTNELHRSPKVEEIADRLEVTTEEVLETMEMGKSYQALSVDSSIEADSDGSTVTLLDLVGQQDDGFENIDQRLILEKVFHVLTEREQEILRCTYFENMSQKETGDRLGISQMHVSRLQRRALKKLREAIRTEPSECL
- the rsbW gene encoding anti-sigma B factor RsbW: MNESFDMVEMKVPARPEYVGVLRLTASGIASRMGFAYDDIEDIKIALSEAVTNAVNHAYPDDEHGEIAVAFGIYENRVQIMVSDSGKSFNAKETRQQLGPYDSSKPVETITEGGLGLFLIDTLMDEVQISDQAGVVVSMTKYLQRDEVDQSADTQTSKTK